From the Mytilus trossulus isolate FHL-02 unplaced genomic scaffold, PNRI_Mtr1.1.1.hap1 h1tg000085l___fragment_1__unscaffolded, whole genome shotgun sequence genome, one window contains:
- the LOC134699857 gene encoding uncharacterized protein LOC134699857 codes for MVFDRFRQANLKLSPSKCSFFQPKVKYVGHIVSEEGVETDPEKVEQVMNWPTPKSPEEVCRFIGFVGYYRKFIRNFSQIAKPLTSIMPTSNIKKGKKKTKKQQQEAFQWTDKQETAFTTLKQHLSSAPILGYVDYSKPFELHTDASGQGLGAVLYQEQDGHQRVIAYASMR; via the coding sequence ATGGTCTTTGACAGATTTCGACAAGCCAACTTGAAGCTTTCGCCATCAAAATGTTCTTTCTTCCAGCCAAAAGTCAAATATGTAGGACATATTGTATCTGAAGAGGGAGTAGAGACAGACCCAGAGAAAGTTGAGCAAGTAATGAATTGGCCTACTCCAAAGTCACCTGAAGAAGTGTGTAGATTCATCGGATTCGTAGGATACTACCGCAAGTTCATCCGTAACTTCAGTCAGATAGCAAAGCCACTTACATCCATCATGCCAACTTCAAATATAAAGAAAGGGAAAAAGAAGACTAAGAAACAACAACAAGAAGCATTTCAGTGGACTGATAAGCAAGAAACAGCTTTCACAACATTAAAGCAACACTTATCATCAGCACCAATACTTGGATATGTCGATTACTCTAAACCATTTGAACTCCACACTGATGCCAGTGGTCAAGGACTTGGTGCCGTATTATACCAAGAGCAAGACGGACATCAACGGGTTATCGCATATGCTAGCATGCGCTAA
- the LOC134699855 gene encoding perlucin-like: ASSLLLFMYIIVILFIVCEDDGGLLVEVDSKGENDFLKLSACATKYWLGGTDEQKEGVWIWSHSQNLITFTDWREGEPNNYNGNEHCLSLKEASGYAWNDGPCQNLMPFICEKGK; this comes from the exons gctagtagtctgttgttatttatgtatattattgtcattttgttt ATTGTCTGTGAAGATGATGGAGGATTGCTTGTAGAAGTAGATTCAAAAGGTGAAAACGACTTTTTAAAGTTGTCAGCATGCGCGACAA AGTACTGGTTAGGTGGAACCGACGAACAAAAAGAAGGTGTTTGGATATGGTCACACAGTCAGAATCTTATAACCTTTACTGATTGGAGAGAGGGAGAACCAAACAATTATAACGGCAATGAACATTGTCTTTCATTGAAGGAAGCCTCTGGGTATGCATGGAATGATGGCCCATGTCAAAATTTGATGCCATTTATCTGCGAAAAAGGcaagtaa